One window from the genome of Oryctolagus cuniculus chromosome 1, mOryCun1.1, whole genome shotgun sequence encodes:
- the LOC100342770 gene encoding olfactory receptor 8U8, with protein sequence MAQNNCTQVTEFVLVGLTDRQVLKMPLFVIFLSIYLFTVLGNLGLVIIIRTDARLNTPMYFFLSNLAFVDFCYTSVITPKMLGNFLYKQNVISFNACAAQLGCFLTFMVSECLLLASMAYDRYVAICNPLFYMITMSPGTCIQLVAAPYSYSLLMALFHTTLTFRLCYCHSNTVNHFYCDDMPLLRLTCSDTHSKQLWILTCAGITFISSVLIVFVSYMFIIFAILRMRSAEGRRKAFSTCSSHMLAVTIFYGTLIFMYLQPSSKHSLDTDKMASVFYTVIIPMLNPLIYSLRNKDVKEALKKILINGNKAFVFVKLRK encoded by the coding sequence ATGGCTCAGAACAACTGTACTCAGGTGACAGAGTTTGTTCTTGTGGGTCTCACGGATCGTCAGGTGTTGAAGATGCCCCTCTTTGTTATATTCTTATCCATCTACCTTTTCACAGTGCTGGGCAACCTAGGCTTGGTCATAATCATTAGAACAGATGCAAGACTCAATACACCAATGTATTTCTTCCTTAGCAACTTggcttttgttgatttctgctaTACTTCTGTCATTACACCCAAAATGCTTGGGAATTTCTTATACAAACAAAATGTTATATCTTTCAATGCTTGTGCAGCTCAGTTGGGCTGCTTTCTCACCTTCATGGTTTCAGAGTGCTTGTTGTTGGCCTCCATGGCTTATGATAGATACGTGGCCATTTGTAACCCCCTCTTTTACATGATAACAATGTCTCCAGGAACCTGCATTCAGCTTGTAGCTGCCCCCTATAGCTACAGCCTCCTGATGGCACTGTTTCATACTACCCTCACCTTTCGACTGTGCTATTGTCACTCTAATACTGTCAATCATTTCTATTGTGATGACATGCCCCTCCTCCGGCTAACATGCTCAGACACTCACTCCAAACAACTCTGGATTTTGACCTGTGCTGGAATCACATTCATTTCCTCTgttctgattgtttttgtttcttacatGTTCATTATTTTTGCCATCCTGAGGATGCGCTCAGCTGAGGGGAGGCGGAAAGCCTTCTCTACATGTAGCTCCCACATGCTGGCGGTCACCATATTCTATGGGACTCTGATCTTCATGTACTTACAGCCCAGTTCTAAACATTCTCTAGACACAGATAAGATGGCCTCTGTCTTCTACACAGTGATCATCCCCATGTTGAACCCCTTAATCTACAGTCTCCGCAACAAGGATGTGAAGGAAGCCCTCAAGAAAATCCTCATCAATGGAAACAAGGCTTTTGTGTTTGTGAAGTTAAGAAAATGA
- the LOC100342267 gene encoding olfactory receptor 8J3: MAPGNLSQVTEFILIGVSERPELQLPLFCVFLVIYGLTVVGNLGIITLTSVDSRLHTPMYFFLRHLAIINLGNSTVIAPKMLINFLMKRKTTSYYECATQLGGFLVFIVSEIFMLAVMAYDRYVAICNPLLYMVVVSRQICLLLVSLTYLYGLFTAIMVSSCVFSVSYCSSNVINHFYCDNVPLLALSCSDTYIPETVVFVSAATNLFFSMTIVLISYFNIVLSILRIRSTEGRKKAFSTCGSHMMAVTVFYGTLLFMYLQPRSNHSLDTDKMASVFYTLVIPMLNPMIYSLRNKDVKAALQRLMASPCYSFKSM; this comes from the coding sequence ATGGCTCCTGGAAATTTGAGCCAGGTCACTGAATTTATTCTTATAGGAGTCTCAGAGCGTCCAGAGCTGCAGCTCCCCCTCTTCTGTGTGTTCCTGGTGATCTATGGGCTGACCGTGGTGGGGAACCTGGGCATCATCACCCTCACCAGCGTTGACTCACGACttcacacccccatgtacttcttcctccgACATTTGGCTATCATCAACCTGGGCAACTCTACAGTCATTGCTCCTAAAATGCTGATCAATTTTTTAATGAAGAGGAAAACTACATCCTACTATGAATGTGCCACTCAGCTGGGTGGATTCTTGGTTTTCATTGTGTCTGAGATCTTCATGCTGGCCGTGATGGCTtatgaccgctatgtggccatttgtAATCCCCTGCTCTACATGGTGGTGGTATCTCGGCAGATTTGCCTGCTGCTCGTTTCCCTGACTTATCTCTATGGCCTCTTCACAGCTATCATGGTTTCATCTTGTGTGTTCTCTGTGTCTTATTGTTCCTCCAATGTCATCAATCACTTTTACTGTGATAATGTGCCTCTCTTAGCTTTATCTTGTTCTGATACTTATATTCCAGAAACAGTAGTCTTTGTATCCGCAGCtacaaacttatttttttctatgactATAGTTCTCATATCTTATTTCAACATTGTCTTGTCCATCCTAAGGATACGttcaacagaaggaaggaagaaagcctTTTCCACCTGTGGCTCACATATGATGGCAGTCACAGTGTTCTATGGGACACTGCTGTTTATGTATTTACAGCCTAGAAGTAATCATTCATTAGACACTGATAAAATGGCCTCTGTGTTTTACACTCTGGTGATCCCTATGCTGAATCCCATGATCTACAGTCTGAGGAATAAGGATGTGAAGGCTGCCTTACAGAGACTCATGGCAAGTCCGTGCTATTCCTTTAAGTCAATGTAA